One window from the genome of Rickettsiella endosymbiont of Xylota segnis encodes:
- a CDS encoding SixA phosphatase family protein codes for MKNLTFIRHAETYPQQIFESDKDRTLTPFGLRQIENISNQLIEKKILPDYLLCSPATRAIQTAQLLCEKLKINPRLLKISPILYSGDIKTILQAFLLLNLAQQAFIIGHNPTLSCLAHKLCLTTKSIILPPAGIISINFDIEKWDDLLTKQGSLLFFIEPGHE; via the coding sequence ATGAAAAATTTGACGTTTATTCGACATGCCGAAACCTATCCGCAACAGATTTTTGAAAGTGATAAAGATCGGACTCTCACTCCATTTGGTCTTCGCCAAATTGAAAATATTTCAAACCAATTAATAGAAAAAAAAATCTTGCCAGATTATTTGCTTTGTAGCCCAGCTACACGTGCGATACAAACAGCTCAACTTCTCTGCGAAAAATTAAAAATAAACCCAAGATTGCTGAAGATTAGTCCTATACTATATTCAGGCGATATCAAAACTATTTTACAAGCCTTTTTATTGTTAAATTTAGCTCAACAGGCTTTCATAATTGGTCATAATCCTACATTAAGTTGCTTGGCCCACAAATTATGTTTAACTACAAAATCTATCATTTTGCCTCCCGCAGGTATAATCTCAATAAATTTTGATATTGAAAAATGGGATGATCTACTGACTAAACAAGGATCGTTACTGTTTTTCATCGAGCCTGGACATGAATAA
- the hspQ gene encoding heat shock protein HspQ, with protein sequence MREPIKARFGIGEIVQHSLFGYRGVIIDADAGFQGDDAWYSKNAPGNPPKNQPWYHILVHGSVHHAYAAEMNLTKDDTLDPIEHPELDYFFDNFENGVYYRRRYSN encoded by the coding sequence ATGAGGGAGCCTATAAAAGCACGTTTTGGAATCGGAGAAATTGTTCAGCATAGTTTATTTGGCTATCGCGGTGTCATTATTGACGCTGATGCTGGCTTTCAAGGAGATGATGCTTGGTATAGCAAAAACGCGCCCGGAAATCCTCCTAAAAACCAACCTTGGTATCATATTTTAGTTCATGGCTCTGTTCATCATGCATATGCAGCCGAAATGAATTTAACTAAGGACGATACATTAGATCCAATTGAACATCCTGAATTAGATTATTTTTTTGATAACTTTGAAAATGGTGTCTACTATCGTCGTCGATATAGCAATTGA